GGCCAATTGGTGACGCGCGAACCGCCGCAATTGCTGGTCAATGAAGTCCAATTGGTGCAGGACGCGGCGCCGGAACCGCCGTCGCCGGTGCCGCCGCTCCCACCAGAGGCACCGGTAGTGCCGCCGCAGGTGACGCCGGTGGCCAAACCCGCCGCCGTCCCAGCCCGCCGCGCGGTCGCCCCGCCGCCCCAGGTGAGCGTTGCGGTCCCCACCAGCCCGGTGGCGGAGGCGGCCCCGCAAACCGTGGCGGCGACGACGGCTGGCGACGGCGTGGCAGAGACAGTGACGGCGCAGACCGCCATCCCCTCCGCCGCGCCCGGCTATCATTTGGGGGCGGTGGAGACCCCGGCGCCCGATTATCCCTTTGCCG
This is a stretch of genomic DNA from Magnetospirillum gryphiswaldense MSR-1 v2. It encodes these proteins:
- a CDS encoding energy transducer TonB, which encodes MQAETRSLPPLSRAVCHGGGGSFLGSLLWHALVVLALLHLGQLVTREPPQLLVNEVQLVQDAAPEPPSPVPPLPPEAPVVPPQVTPVAKPAAVPARRAVAPPPQVSVAVPTSPVAEAAPQTVAATTAGDGVAETVTAQTAIPSAAPGYHLGAVETPAPDYPFAARKRRRQGLVLVQLDVGADGRVDRVVLLESSGDSTLDEAAMTTLGRWRLRPATENNRPVPGRVEVPVRFRLE